One window from the genome of Bradyrhizobium xenonodulans encodes:
- a CDS encoding EscS/YscS/HrcS family type III secretion system export apparatus protein has product MGEPSILTHMSTSLVLFLTLVVPPLGAALVVGVLIGIIQAATQIQDQTLPLMVKLLVIVAVLGLLSPVLAGPLIEHAKQLFTDFPALTAAG; this is encoded by the coding sequence TTGGGAGAACCGAGTATTCTGACTCATATGAGCACGTCGCTCGTGCTGTTCCTCACCCTGGTGGTGCCGCCGCTCGGTGCCGCGCTGGTGGTCGGCGTGCTGATCGGCATCATTCAGGCCGCAACCCAGATTCAGGACCAGACCCTGCCGCTGATGGTCAAGCTCCTCGTCATCGTCGCGGTGCTCGGCCTGCTGTCGCCGGTGCTCGCGGGCCCCCTGATCGAGCATGCCAAGCAGCTGTTCACGGATTTCCCGGCACTCACCGCCGCGGGCTAG
- the sctR gene encoding type III secretion system export apparatus subunit SctR — protein MTELQPSIIALIAVSIGLGLLAFVVVTTTAFMKISVVLFLVRNALGAQQVPPTIVIYGAALILTVFISAPVIQQISQRLNDPQLQYRTFDDFKAAFTRSQEPLRDHLNRFTSLQERQFFLSATERVWPEQMRQSTNVDDLAILVPAFLISELKRAFEIGFLLYLPFITIDLVVTTILMAMGMSMVSPTVISIPFKLFLFIAIDGWSRLMHGLVLSYGQA, from the coding sequence ATGACTGAGCTTCAGCCCAGCATCATCGCCCTGATCGCGGTCTCGATCGGGCTCGGCCTGCTGGCTTTCGTCGTGGTCACGACCACGGCCTTCATGAAGATCTCCGTGGTCCTGTTCCTGGTGCGCAATGCGCTCGGCGCGCAGCAGGTGCCGCCGACCATCGTAATTTACGGCGCGGCGTTGATACTCACCGTGTTCATCAGCGCGCCCGTCATCCAGCAGATATCCCAACGCCTGAATGATCCGCAGTTGCAGTACCGGACCTTCGACGACTTCAAGGCCGCCTTCACCCGCAGCCAGGAGCCGCTTCGCGACCATCTCAATCGCTTCACGAGCCTTCAGGAGCGCCAGTTCTTCCTCTCGGCGACTGAACGGGTCTGGCCGGAACAAATGCGCCAGTCCACCAACGTTGATGATCTCGCCATTCTCGTGCCTGCCTTTCTGATCTCGGAATTGAAGCGGGCGTTCGAGATCGGTTTCCTGCTCTATTTGCCGTTCATCACCATCGATCTGGTCGTCACGACGATCCTGATGGCGATGGGAATGTCGATGGTGTCGCCGACGGTGATCTCGATTCCCTTCAAATTGTTCCTGTTCATTGCCATCGACGGCTGGTCCCGCCTGATGCACGGGTTGGTGCTCAGCTATGGGCAGGCTTGA
- the sctQ gene encoding type III secretion system cytoplasmic ring protein SctQ, with the protein MNVRASPPLAGSPVRSAIRYEPSTCLAQAQLALLNAAATRRRPFVAELGGKPLEIAVIGLESTTRDPEPLCHFGLGSGPVRSILSLPQSLVEQLVAVIQDGLGLPDEPLRSLLIELALSGLLDAFDVQFAIPTPLEPVVAPPRDFDRVMLAIHWSDWRGPAWLHVPRSGGGRQLSAIVDLLKRMPEAAASMDRLPLCLGFEIGTTPLPVALLSSLRPGDVILVQTNRLAVGEVLVALTNIAANADLAGRTATLRGRFAARHALGMETTMNEADDVKASSATLDQIEVTLTFELGRRTVDLRTLRAMAPGHTFDLGRDPEGPVDILANGRTIGSGEIVRIGDTLGVRATRLFLHD; encoded by the coding sequence ATGAATGTCCGCGCCTCGCCCCCGCTCGCCGGCAGCCCGGTTCGATCTGCGATCCGGTACGAACCATCGACCTGCCTGGCCCAGGCGCAACTCGCCTTGCTCAACGCGGCCGCGACACGGCGGCGTCCCTTCGTGGCTGAACTTGGCGGAAAACCGCTGGAGATTGCGGTGATCGGCCTGGAATCGACCACCCGGGATCCGGAGCCGTTGTGTCATTTCGGCCTGGGATCAGGGCCTGTACGCTCCATCCTGTCGCTGCCTCAATCGCTCGTCGAACAACTTGTCGCCGTCATTCAAGATGGACTCGGCCTGCCTGACGAGCCGTTGCGCAGTCTTCTGATTGAGCTGGCGCTGTCGGGCTTGCTCGATGCGTTCGACGTCCAGTTTGCCATTCCGACGCCGCTCGAACCGGTCGTCGCGCCGCCGCGGGATTTCGACCGAGTGATGCTTGCTATCCATTGGAGCGATTGGCGCGGCCCTGCCTGGCTGCATGTGCCGCGCAGCGGTGGCGGCAGACAGCTCTCAGCGATCGTCGATCTCCTCAAGCGCATGCCGGAGGCGGCGGCCTCAATGGATCGGCTGCCGTTGTGCCTGGGCTTCGAGATCGGGACGACTCCTCTGCCCGTCGCGCTGCTGTCCAGTCTGCGGCCAGGCGATGTCATCCTGGTGCAAACCAACCGCCTTGCCGTGGGAGAGGTTCTGGTCGCGCTCACGAACATCGCGGCCAACGCCGACCTGGCGGGCCGAACTGCGACCCTGCGCGGCCGATTCGCCGCCCGCCACGCCCTTGGAATGGAGACGACCATGAACGAAGCCGATGACGTCAAAGCATCGTCGGCCACGCTCGACCAGATCGAGGTCACGCTGACATTCGAGCTCGGGCGGCGCACGGTCGATCTGCGCACCCTGCGCGCGATGGCGCCCGGCCACACCTTCGACCTCGGACGCGATCCGGAAGGACCGGTCGATATCCTCGCCAATGGCAGGACGATCGGCAGCGGCGAGATCGTGCGCATCGGCGATACCCTCGGCGTGCGGGCGACACGGCTCTTCCTGCATGACTGA
- the sctN gene encoding type III secretion system ATPase SctN has product MTITSTTSASSWPNLDSPASRLDGELSRIREQAKRTETRPLRGRVTQAVGTMIHAVLPDVRIGELCRLNNPSTGWTRDAEVVGLADGRALLTPIGDLVGLSSRTEVIPTGRVMEAPVGDALLGRVIDSTGSPLDGKGPIETQAARPLHGSAPSPLIRSLVHRPLVVGLRAIDGLLTCGEGQRVGIYGEPGSGKSSLLAQIVRGADADVAVIALIGERGREVREFVEVQLGAGGMRRTILVVSTSDRSAMERVKAAYVATAIAEHFRDEGKRVLLVMDSVTRFARALREIGLAAGEPPTRRGFPPSVFAQLPSLMERAGPGKIGSITAFYTVLVEGDGSGDPIAEETRGILDGHMVLSPQLAGAGHYPAINVLTSRSRVMNAVADVAHQRAAARLRELLARYAEIEFLIQVGEYKSGADLLADEAVRKIGEIQNFLRQSSTERISLEETMAWLTRLAA; this is encoded by the coding sequence ATGACAATCACGTCGACGACTTCGGCGTCATCCTGGCCGAATCTGGACTCACCAGCATCCCGCCTCGACGGCGAACTGTCGCGGATTCGCGAACAGGCCAAGCGTACGGAGACCCGTCCCTTGCGCGGGCGCGTCACGCAGGCTGTCGGAACCATGATCCATGCCGTCCTGCCGGACGTGCGGATCGGCGAATTGTGCCGCTTGAACAATCCGTCGACCGGCTGGACGCGCGACGCCGAAGTCGTCGGCCTTGCCGACGGTCGCGCGCTGTTGACGCCGATCGGCGATCTCGTGGGACTGTCGTCACGCACTGAGGTGATTCCGACCGGACGCGTCATGGAGGCTCCCGTCGGCGACGCCCTGCTCGGCCGCGTGATCGACAGCACCGGAAGCCCGCTTGACGGCAAGGGCCCGATTGAGACCCAAGCCGCCCGACCGTTGCATGGATCGGCGCCGAGCCCCCTCATCCGTTCGCTGGTGCATCGTCCGCTGGTTGTCGGACTGCGCGCCATCGACGGACTCCTGACCTGCGGCGAAGGGCAGCGAGTGGGCATCTACGGCGAACCGGGGAGCGGGAAATCGAGCCTGCTCGCGCAAATCGTCCGCGGCGCGGACGCCGACGTCGCCGTGATTGCCCTGATCGGCGAACGCGGCCGCGAGGTGCGCGAATTCGTCGAGGTTCAGCTCGGCGCGGGCGGCATGCGCCGCACCATCCTCGTGGTATCGACATCGGATCGTTCGGCGATGGAACGGGTGAAGGCAGCTTATGTCGCGACCGCGATCGCCGAGCATTTTCGCGATGAGGGCAAGCGCGTGCTGCTCGTGATGGACAGCGTGACGCGGTTTGCGCGTGCGCTTCGCGAAATCGGGCTTGCCGCCGGCGAGCCGCCGACCCGACGAGGATTTCCACCGTCGGTATTTGCACAATTGCCGAGCCTGATGGAACGCGCCGGCCCCGGCAAGATCGGCTCGATCACGGCATTTTACACGGTACTGGTCGAAGGCGACGGCAGCGGTGACCCGATCGCGGAAGAGACGCGCGGCATTCTCGACGGCCACATGGTTCTATCGCCCCAGCTGGCCGGTGCCGGTCACTATCCGGCGATCAATGTTCTGACGAGCCGAAGCCGCGTGATGAACGCAGTCGCCGATGTCGCGCACCAACGCGCGGCCGCGCGCCTTCGCGAACTTTTGGCGCGCTACGCCGAGATCGAGTTCCTGATCCAGGTCGGCGAGTACAAGAGCGGCGCGGATCTGCTCGCAGACGAGGCCGTGAGGAAAATCGGCGAGATACAGAACTTCCTGCGCCAATCGAGCACCGAGCGGATCAGCCTTGAGGAGACCATGGCATGGTTGACACGGCTGGCGGCGTGA
- the sctL gene encoding type III secretion system stator protein SctL, protein MAVDQAQAAAAPRLHPLGPVVRAEELGIWGEAQTALDAAERHRERMRRWALAVYQRERQRGRDEGLATGREEAAELIAATSARANTYLRRLEQDLPQLVLDVIDDLLGHFEPGDLLARAVRHALTRLKAAGEVRLRVTAEQSARLRAALDELRENGPAVVEIEIDPGLKANQCVLVSEFGNIELGLESQLTALRKGLLAEAARGGFSGELP, encoded by the coding sequence ATGGCCGTCGATCAAGCCCAAGCTGCGGCTGCACCACGCTTGCATCCGCTCGGTCCCGTCGTGCGAGCCGAAGAGCTCGGAATCTGGGGCGAGGCGCAGACGGCGCTGGACGCGGCCGAACGTCATCGCGAGCGCATGCGGCGCTGGGCACTTGCCGTCTACCAGCGCGAGCGCCAGCGCGGCAGGGATGAGGGACTTGCAACAGGGCGAGAGGAAGCAGCCGAGCTGATCGCTGCCACGTCGGCGCGCGCCAACACCTATCTGCGGCGCCTCGAGCAGGACTTGCCGCAACTTGTCCTCGACGTGATCGACGATCTGCTCGGCCATTTCGAGCCCGGCGATCTTCTGGCCCGCGCCGTACGGCATGCGCTGACGAGGCTGAAGGCCGCAGGCGAGGTCCGCCTTCGTGTCACGGCCGAACAGTCCGCACGTCTGCGCGCAGCTCTCGACGAGCTCCGCGAAAACGGACCGGCCGTGGTCGAGATCGAGATCGACCCGGGCCTGAAGGCCAATCAGTGCGTCCTCGTCAGCGAGTTCGGCAATATCGAGCTTGGCCTGGAATCCCAGCTCACGGCGCTGCGAAAGGGCCTTCTAGCGGAAGCAGCTCGTGGCGGCTTTTCCGGAGAGCTGCCATGA
- a CDS encoding nodulation protein NolU — MSDAGNCTTPPTAAKGPLPLLHPSRIASALDRRLTLETARRLQNCPRLHDRLAAQIQPFLTQQDLWPLPDTADFIAMPADLEHIARRAGAVWHAASLRLVVTGKAASSLVGMIGETAFTFGLRHAAAAIAPAQSLDPSDLAEAIERDGFACLGAWLAIEPKPRRDAVLLRLTPVQAGYTRLFSLNHPAAARAVMDIVMAEEDVS, encoded by the coding sequence ATGTCCGACGCGGGGAATTGCACCACACCACCGACAGCGGCCAAGGGGCCATTGCCCTTGCTGCATCCCTCGCGCATTGCATCCGCGCTCGACCGGCGGCTCACGCTTGAGACTGCCCGCAGGTTGCAGAACTGCCCGCGCCTGCATGACCGGCTCGCCGCGCAGATACAGCCCTTCCTCACGCAGCAAGACCTATGGCCGCTCCCCGATACCGCCGACTTCATCGCGATGCCGGCCGATCTCGAGCATATCGCGAGGCGCGCCGGCGCGGTATGGCACGCGGCTTCGCTGCGCCTGGTCGTGACCGGCAAGGCGGCGTCCAGCCTTGTCGGCATGATCGGCGAGACGGCCTTTACATTCGGATTGCGTCACGCCGCCGCGGCGATAGCGCCGGCGCAGAGCCTCGATCCATCCGATCTCGCCGAAGCCATCGAGCGCGACGGCTTCGCATGTCTCGGCGCCTGGCTCGCGATCGAGCCGAAGCCGCGCCGCGATGCCGTGCTGCTGCGGCTGACTCCCGTGCAAGCCGGGTACACGCGCCTTTTTAGCCTCAACCATCCAGCCGCCGCTCGGGCAGTGATGGACATCGTCATGGCGGAAGAGGATGTCAGCTGA
- the sctJ gene encoding type III secretion system inner membrane ring lipoprotein SctJ: MAPQSLLPSRSSAQRRRRAVLTVCLLSAALGGCKADLYTKLQEREANEMVALLLGNGFDAGRAQSKDGASTVTIEQKQFARAVELLKANGYPRQTFTNMGEVFKGGGLIASPTEERARYVYALSEELSKTISDIDGVLSARIHVVLPKNDLLRQDATPSSASVFIRYDARAPVKALLQQIKMLVANSIEGLSYEKVSVVLVPVERNEAQPMTVATAVSNTSLGPLADTAPWAASILGCLLVGAGGIYWFSRRREVAASAGQAKSATEAMVRLPPTNTHPPASLSNPEKASRGLPRQAA, encoded by the coding sequence ATGGCGCCTCAATCCTTGCTCCCGAGCCGGTCCAGCGCACAGCGGAGAAGACGTGCCGTGCTGACGGTGTGCCTGCTCTCGGCTGCGCTCGGCGGATGCAAGGCCGACCTCTATACGAAATTGCAGGAACGCGAAGCCAATGAGATGGTCGCGCTGCTGCTCGGCAACGGCTTTGACGCCGGACGCGCCCAATCCAAGGACGGCGCCAGTACGGTGACGATCGAACAGAAGCAGTTCGCGCGTGCCGTCGAACTTCTCAAGGCCAACGGTTACCCGCGGCAGACCTTCACCAACATGGGCGAAGTCTTCAAGGGCGGCGGCTTGATTGCCTCGCCGACCGAGGAGCGCGCACGCTACGTCTACGCGCTGAGCGAGGAACTGTCGAAGACGATCTCCGATATCGACGGCGTGCTGTCGGCGCGCATCCACGTCGTGCTGCCAAAGAACGATCTCCTGCGTCAAGACGCGACACCCTCCTCGGCCTCCGTCTTCATCCGCTATGATGCGCGCGCGCCGGTAAAGGCGCTGCTTCAGCAGATCAAGATGCTGGTTGCCAACAGCATCGAAGGCCTTTCCTACGAAAAGGTCTCGGTCGTGCTCGTCCCGGTGGAGCGCAACGAGGCACAGCCGATGACGGTTGCCACGGCGGTCAGCAATACATCGCTGGGGCCGCTCGCCGACACGGCACCATGGGCCGCGTCGATCCTGGGCTGCCTCCTCGTCGGCGCCGGCGGGATTTATTGGTTCAGCCGCCGTCGTGAGGTCGCGGCTTCCGCCGGCCAGGCCAAGTCCGCGACTGAAGCAATGGTCCGGCTGCCGCCCACGAATACCCACCCCCCGGCGTCGCTCTCCAATCCGGAAAAAGCCTCGCGCGGGCTCCCGCGCCAGGCAGCTTGA
- a CDS encoding nodulation protein NolB codes for MTVGAISSGAVIGGTGTDAALKGIQAAAAQSADGAHAFARSYAAAGQPATPPVESLSPAEPRREIDRPASRNDSLGERILDRLEAIHRADKLGNSNAKKATTGPVVKVAASEPGPAATALRELPSQSDLATRAPRDGSGQFKGMLEQLQQTYGQVIQVSVVSKSSGSFTSSMNRLMSST; via the coding sequence ATGACGGTCGGAGCAATCTCTTCCGGGGCTGTAATCGGCGGCACCGGAACGGACGCGGCACTCAAAGGCATCCAGGCCGCTGCGGCGCAATCGGCGGACGGCGCTCACGCGTTTGCCCGCTCCTATGCCGCAGCCGGGCAACCGGCGACGCCGCCGGTCGAATCCCTTTCTCCGGCGGAACCGCGGCGGGAGATCGACCGTCCCGCGTCGCGCAACGACTCGCTTGGCGAACGCATTCTTGATCGCCTCGAAGCCATCCATCGTGCTGACAAGCTGGGCAACAGCAATGCGAAAAAGGCGACCACCGGCCCTGTAGTGAAGGTTGCCGCGTCCGAGCCGGGACCGGCGGCAACGGCGCTGCGCGAACTTCCGAGTCAGTCGGATCTGGCCACCAGGGCGCCACGAGATGGATCGGGTCAATTCAAGGGGATGCTCGAACAGCTTCAGCAAACCTACGGGCAGGTGATTCAGGTTTCCGTCGTCTCCAAGAGCAGCGGCAGCTTCACCTCTTCGATGAACCGATTGATGTCCTCGACGTGA
- a CDS encoding nodulation protein NolW translates to MEDNEGFREVKSMNIGAGTMSAASRRRRRAVYAVVAVLGSTMLIFGPNAGAAPLVLPDTTYNYTVVDQDLPAALQEFGTNLGIKVNVSPEVRGRVQGRLPELKPRAFLERLASMFNFEWYYDGQVLHISAVKEAQTRLLVLAPIGFEQFKAALDVLKVADDRFAVVPAPGDGLVLVSGPPRFAALAEQTLAGLIAEQQARPKISPSSPPPRETVLNVFRGTQVSIWRNGRLEQVIGPDPRSPESQTARQSRSDDDAGRDVHVSVPASLPPAR, encoded by the coding sequence ATGGAAGACAATGAAGGTTTTCGAGAAGTCAAATCGATGAATATTGGCGCCGGTACCATGTCCGCTGCATCGCGTCGGCGAAGAAGAGCGGTGTATGCCGTCGTCGCTGTGCTCGGCTCCACCATGTTGATCTTCGGCCCGAACGCCGGCGCCGCTCCGCTGGTGCTGCCGGATACGACCTACAACTACACCGTGGTGGATCAGGATCTGCCGGCGGCCTTGCAGGAATTCGGCACGAACCTCGGGATCAAGGTCAACGTCAGCCCCGAGGTGCGCGGCCGCGTTCAGGGCCGCTTGCCGGAGTTGAAGCCAAGGGCGTTTCTCGAACGCCTGGCCTCAATGTTCAATTTCGAATGGTACTACGACGGTCAGGTCCTCCATATCAGCGCGGTCAAGGAGGCCCAGACCCGGCTCCTGGTGCTTGCCCCGATCGGCTTCGAGCAATTCAAGGCGGCTCTCGATGTCTTGAAGGTTGCGGACGATCGCTTCGCGGTAGTCCCGGCGCCCGGCGACGGACTGGTGTTGGTATCGGGACCGCCACGCTTTGCCGCACTCGCCGAGCAGACGCTTGCTGGCCTGATTGCCGAGCAACAGGCCAGACCAAAGATCAGCCCCTCGTCGCCGCCTCCCAGGGAAACGGTATTGAATGTTTTTCGGGGAACTCAGGTGAGCATTTGGCGCAACGGCCGGCTCGAACAGGTGATCGGCCCTGATCCACGCAGTCCCGAAAGTCAGACAGCACGTCAATCGCGCAGCGACGATGATGCCGGCCGTGATGTGCATGTGTCTGTTCCGGCCTCACTCCCGCCGGCGCGCTGA
- a CDS encoding SctD/MshK family protein: MPAGTYVIGGGVESDMVFLGEGLALRHVVVTIDGNEARVEALAEGASLAGAGALKVGRQIGVRLPFALSIADLRMSWTASASNSALDASQDIKTASGGRPRWPARLSVAGIAVAVMASSLAAVGSGAAGSFIDIGLRSAATKATAATVGSANRDRATQLRPPAASLVNDAANALKSEAEGAGLLNVAVEASGGAVMARGTVEPSVAGQWQSVQQWFDERFKGEVLLVNGVAVKAEKLPSSLAIEAVWLGPQSHVVIRGQKYLEGAMVDDGWAIQRIEAERIVLRRAGRQVAVRY, translated from the coding sequence TTGCCGGCCGGCACCTACGTGATCGGCGGCGGCGTCGAATCCGATATGGTCTTCCTGGGCGAGGGCCTCGCTCTGCGCCATGTCGTGGTGACCATCGATGGCAATGAGGCGCGCGTCGAGGCGTTGGCGGAGGGCGCTTCGCTTGCCGGCGCCGGCGCCTTGAAGGTGGGACGCCAAATCGGAGTGAGGCTGCCCTTCGCTCTGTCGATCGCTGATCTGCGGATGTCGTGGACGGCGAGCGCGTCGAATTCGGCGCTTGATGCTTCCCAGGACATCAAAACTGCGTCCGGCGGGCGGCCGCGCTGGCCTGCCAGGCTCAGCGTCGCCGGTATTGCCGTTGCGGTCATGGCATCGAGCCTCGCGGCGGTCGGTTCCGGCGCGGCCGGCAGCTTCATCGACATCGGCCTGCGGTCGGCCGCAACAAAGGCGACGGCGGCAACGGTCGGATCGGCAAATCGGGACCGTGCCACCCAACTGCGCCCGCCGGCGGCCAGTCTCGTCAACGATGCGGCGAACGCGCTCAAGAGCGAAGCCGAGGGAGCAGGACTGCTCAATGTCGCGGTCGAGGCCAGCGGCGGAGCCGTCATGGCCCGCGGCACGGTCGAGCCGAGCGTCGCGGGGCAGTGGCAGAGTGTCCAGCAGTGGTTTGACGAACGTTTCAAGGGAGAAGTGTTGCTGGTCAACGGCGTTGCGGTCAAGGCGGAGAAGCTGCCATCGTCGCTCGCCATCGAGGCGGTCTGGCTCGGGCCGCAATCGCACGTCGTGATCCGCGGTCAGAAATATCTCGAAGGTGCGATGGTCGATGACGGCTGGGCGATCCAGCGCATCGAGGCCGAGCGGATCGTGTTGAGGCGTGCCGGCCGGCAGGTGGCCGTCCGCTACTAG
- a CDS encoding tetratricopeptide repeat protein, translating into MLSLPQELSSRVPSVDSAIDAAPPLIGGPQRDLLCTLAYVYLASGQPARALPLLRLVQRQADDDVGFLRVLAYALIADENGAEAIRIIERLEEIDRGANARAPLLLMRSHALRLVGRLDEARECFRTFRLARLLREGDVS; encoded by the coding sequence ATGCTGTCGCTGCCACAGGAGCTTTCATCGCGCGTGCCGTCGGTCGATTCAGCGATCGACGCCGCCCCGCCGTTGATTGGCGGGCCGCAGCGCGACCTGCTCTGCACGCTCGCCTATGTCTATCTCGCCAGCGGGCAACCCGCGCGCGCACTTCCGCTGCTTCGTCTTGTCCAGCGGCAAGCTGACGACGATGTCGGCTTTCTGCGCGTGCTGGCCTACGCACTGATTGCCGATGAGAACGGCGCCGAGGCGATCCGGATCATCGAGCGACTGGAGGAGATTGATCGCGGTGCGAATGCGCGGGCGCCGCTCCTGCTGATGCGCAGCCACGCGCTGCGGCTCGTCGGCCGCCTCGACGAGGCGCGGGAATGCTTCCGGACCTTCAGGTTGGCCCGCCTCTTACGGGAAGGAGACGTTTCGTGA
- the sctV gene encoding type III secretion system export apparatus subunit SctV: MLPDLQVGPPLTGRRRFVTSQLRALLARVPSHPDLLVAAVLLLAVAMMILPMPLWLVDLLIGFNLGFSVLMLMVALYILAPLDFSSLPGIILISTVFRLALAITTTRLILSQAEAGEIIRTFGEFVIGGNVIVGLVVFLIVTLVQFIVIAKGAERVAEVAARFTLDALPGKQMAIDAEMRNGDIDQTEARRRRANLESESQLYGAMDGAMKFVKGDAIAGLVVIVVNLVGGISIGTLSRGLSFGSAIHEYSLLTIGDALISQIPALLLSLTAGTVVTRVTGDRQVNLGRDIVGQLGASTRALRLSAVVLLGLGLVPGFPTPVFLVLALIFGAISLLKPAPSREGQARPPASPAQSGSGVPAVTGVRRAAVPGEVPAIILRLAPALGDRIDEGQLSGHIDRLRTQLSARLGILIPEVAILREETLGDAHCRVDIEGVPVEEYEARLDELLVIDDLANLDLLNIPIEPEQDSRRMGWVDIAHAALLRDAGIGFRTAEQVMAHKVSEIVARYASRFVGIQETRALLARIESGYADLVKEALRTVPVPRIADVLRRLVDEGVCVNNTRLVLEALAEWGEKESNVVLLTEYVRAALKRQICYSHANAHRAVMAYVLEREAEDVVRGAIRDTAVGPYLVLDERSGEQLLAQFRRMAADAGASEVKPVVLASMDVRRYVRGYIVRNGLELAVLSYQDLAGDFMVQPVGSVSLNGPRPDMPARSAAKPAQPPPRDALTAA, encoded by the coding sequence ATGCTTCCGGACCTTCAGGTTGGCCCGCCTCTTACGGGAAGGAGACGTTTCGTGACCTCCCAACTGCGCGCATTGCTCGCTCGCGTGCCGAGCCATCCCGATCTGCTGGTCGCGGCGGTGCTGCTGTTGGCCGTGGCGATGATGATCCTGCCCATGCCGTTGTGGCTGGTCGATCTGTTGATCGGCTTCAATCTCGGATTCTCGGTCCTGATGCTGATGGTGGCGCTCTACATCCTGGCGCCGCTCGACTTCTCGTCGTTGCCGGGCATCATCCTGATCTCGACCGTGTTCCGGCTGGCGCTTGCAATCACCACCACGCGGCTGATCCTGTCGCAAGCCGAAGCCGGGGAGATCATTCGCACCTTCGGCGAGTTCGTGATTGGCGGCAACGTGATCGTCGGGCTGGTGGTCTTTCTGATCGTTACCCTGGTTCAATTCATCGTCATCGCCAAAGGAGCCGAGCGTGTGGCGGAGGTCGCCGCCCGATTCACCCTCGATGCGCTGCCCGGCAAGCAGATGGCGATCGACGCGGAGATGCGCAACGGCGACATCGACCAGACGGAGGCGCGCCGTCGCCGCGCCAACCTCGAAAGCGAGAGCCAGCTCTATGGTGCGATGGACGGGGCCATGAAGTTCGTGAAAGGCGATGCCATCGCCGGGCTCGTTGTCATCGTCGTCAATCTGGTTGGCGGCATTTCGATCGGCACGCTGTCGCGTGGCCTGTCTTTCGGCTCGGCCATCCACGAATACTCCTTGCTGACGATCGGCGATGCGCTGATCTCACAGATTCCGGCGCTGCTGCTGTCACTGACAGCAGGCACCGTGGTGACCCGCGTGACCGGAGACAGGCAGGTCAATCTGGGCCGCGATATTGTCGGCCAGCTCGGCGCCAGCACGCGCGCACTGAGACTGTCGGCCGTGGTCCTGCTCGGGCTGGGCTTGGTTCCCGGCTTTCCCACGCCGGTGTTTCTTGTGCTCGCGCTCATTTTCGGCGCGATCAGCCTATTGAAGCCAGCGCCATCACGGGAAGGCCAGGCGCGTCCGCCCGCATCGCCCGCACAGAGCGGTTCGGGAGTCCCGGCCGTGACCGGCGTCCGCCGCGCGGCCGTGCCGGGAGAAGTGCCTGCGATCATCTTGAGACTCGCGCCCGCTTTGGGGGACCGGATCGACGAGGGGCAGCTTTCCGGTCACATCGATCGTCTCCGCACGCAGCTGAGTGCCCGGTTGGGGATCCTGATTCCCGAGGTCGCGATCCTACGCGAGGAGACGCTCGGCGATGCGCACTGCCGCGTCGATATCGAAGGTGTTCCGGTCGAAGAATACGAAGCGCGCCTGGATGAGCTTCTTGTCATCGACGATCTCGCCAATCTCGATCTCCTGAATATCCCGATCGAGCCCGAACAGGATAGCCGGCGCATGGGCTGGGTGGATATCGCCCATGCGGCGCTCCTGCGCGATGCCGGTATCGGATTTCGAACCGCCGAGCAGGTGATGGCGCACAAGGTCAGCGAGATAGTCGCCCGCTACGCCTCGCGCTTCGTCGGTATTCAGGAAACGCGGGCGCTTCTGGCGCGGATCGAATCCGGCTACGCCGACCTCGTCAAGGAAGCGCTGCGGACGGTGCCGGTGCCGCGCATCGCCGATGTGCTGCGCCGCCTCGTGGATGAGGGCGTATGCGTCAACAACACACGGCTGGTGCTCGAAGCGCTCGCCGAATGGGGCGAGAAGGAGAGCAATGTCGTCCTCCTCACCGAGTATGTGCGCGCTGCGCTCAAGCGTCAGATATGCTACAGTCATGCCAACGCCCATCGGGCGGTGATGGCCTATGTGCTGGAGCGCGAGGCCGAAGACGTGGTGCGTGGCGCGATCCGCGACACGGCCGTCGGGCCATATTTGGTGCTTGACGAGCGCAGCGGGGAGCAATTGCTGGCACAGTTCCGCCGAATGGCGGCTGATGCGGGCGCGAGCGAGGTCAAGCCGGTCGTTCTTGCCTCGATGGACGTGCGCCGCTACGTCCGCGGCTACATTGTGCGCAATGGTCTCGAGCTCGCGGTCTTGTCCTACCAGGATCTCGCCGGCGATTTCATGGTGCAGCCGGTCGGCTCGGTCAGCTTGAACGGCCCGCGCCCGGACATGCCGGCTCGCAGTGCCGCGAAACCGGCGCAGCCGCCGCCTCGGGATGCTCTCACCGCTGCCTAA